The Algoriphagus sanaruensis genome window below encodes:
- a CDS encoding XRE family transcriptional regulator yields MTYLASNLRFLRKQKGITQQDLADQLDVQRPMISAYEDGRSEPKLHTLLKICELLEVGMEELVEHDIEKQGRKVTQPKDFRILTIAADSEDRENITLVGQKASAGYLNGFADPEYMETLPQFHLPNLSRQATYRAFELSGDSMLPLVPGTIVIGSYVDQLHQIKSGKTYVLVTQTEGVVYKRVFNYLQENGKLFLVSDNELYKPYEVRGEDVLEIWESKAFISTDFPNPGDKKKPLTLEDLGEMIRDIREDLRRIKG; encoded by the coding sequence ATGACCTACTTAGCCTCAAATCTTCGGTTTTTGCGAAAGCAAAAAGGGATCACCCAACAAGATCTGGCGGATCAATTGGATGTGCAGCGTCCCATGATCTCTGCGTATGAAGATGGAAGATCAGAACCCAAGCTCCACACTCTACTGAAGATTTGTGAGTTGCTCGAAGTAGGAATGGAAGAGTTGGTCGAACACGATATTGAAAAACAAGGAAGAAAAGTTACCCAGCCTAAAGACTTCCGCATCTTAACCATTGCTGCAGATTCAGAGGATCGCGAAAATATCACTTTGGTGGGTCAAAAAGCTTCAGCAGGCTATTTGAATGGATTTGCTGATCCAGAGTATATGGAAACTTTACCTCAATTCCATCTTCCAAATTTATCCCGCCAAGCCACCTATCGAGCCTTTGAATTATCAGGTGATTCGATGTTGCCTTTAGTACCGGGCACTATTGTTATTGGGTCTTACGTCGATCAGCTTCATCAAATCAAAAGTGGAAAAACTTATGTTTTGGTGACTCAAACTGAAGGGGTGGTGTATAAACGAGTTTTTAATTACCTGCAGGAAAACGGAAAGCTGTTTTTAGTTTCTGATAATGAATTGTACAAACCTTACGAGGTTCGTGGAGAGGATGTCTTGGAGATATGGGAGTCAAAGGCATTTATCAGCACGGATTTTCCAAATCCTGGAGATAAAAAGAAACCCCTAACTCTAGAAGACTTAGGGGAAATGATTCGAGATATCCGCGAAGATTTGAGAAGAATCAAAGGCTAA
- a CDS encoding DUF2141 domain-containing protein, giving the protein MLNWLFILSILVLNLNTQGSIPEIILQVKHANSDEGWIRVLVFSDPKGFPDQIEKAMKSYSIKPKNKSIELDLSDIPEGRYAITAIHDEDGNGKLTTNSLGYPLEKYGFSNNPKVYFSSPSFEKVAIQVGKTSKRILINLH; this is encoded by the coding sequence ATGCTGAATTGGCTTTTTATTCTTTCAATTTTAGTCCTGAACCTGAATACTCAAGGTTCTATTCCGGAGATAATTCTTCAGGTCAAACATGCGAATTCGGACGAGGGTTGGATTCGAGTCTTAGTATTTTCGGACCCTAAAGGATTTCCAGACCAAATCGAAAAAGCAATGAAAAGCTATTCGATCAAACCAAAAAACAAGTCTATTGAACTTGATTTATCAGATATTCCCGAAGGAAGGTATGCGATCACAGCCATTCATGACGAGGATGGCAATGGAAAATTAACCACCAATTCTTTGGGCTACCCCCTTGAAAAATATGGCTTTTCCAACAACCCCAAAGTCTACTTTTCAAGTCCGAGTTTTGAAAAAGTTGCCATACAGGTTGGAAAAACCAGCAAAAGGATTTTGATCAACCTTCACTAG
- a CDS encoding TlpA family protein disulfide reductase, which translates to MDWKKELKSWGLILAFFAFLYFTGLLPVIQGAIQSVLLSTGLIQPKLERVDLTNQNFNYTGQFRDLEGNPVDLNNYRGKTVFINLWASWCGPCRAEMPHISELYKSLKDNPDVEFLMIGLDREFEKSKDFMEGKTWRFPVVHASYGLNSSLQSESIPTTLVVNKAGKIVFYQEGMSNFNTDEFRNFLLTQ; encoded by the coding sequence ATGGACTGGAAAAAAGAACTTAAATCCTGGGGCCTAATTCTAGCCTTCTTCGCGTTTCTCTATTTCACAGGACTTTTGCCGGTGATCCAAGGAGCAATCCAGTCTGTCTTACTTTCTACTGGATTAATCCAACCCAAGCTCGAACGAGTCGATTTGACGAATCAGAATTTTAATTACACTGGGCAGTTCAGAGACTTGGAAGGAAACCCTGTAGATTTAAATAACTACCGAGGAAAGACCGTATTTATCAATCTCTGGGCTTCTTGGTGTGGGCCTTGCCGAGCCGAAATGCCCCATATTTCTGAATTATATAAGTCCTTGAAAGACAATCCTGATGTGGAGTTTTTAATGATCGGATTAGATCGGGAGTTTGAAAAAAGTAAAGATTTCATGGAAGGAAAAACCTGGAGGTTTCCCGTAGTCCATGCAAGTTATGGGCTTAACTCCAGCCTTCAAAGTGAATCGATTCCCACCACACTGGTGGTCAACAAAGCTGGGAAAATCGTTTTTTACCAAGAAGGGATGAGCAATTTCAACACCGATGAATTTCGAAATTTTCTTTTGACTCAATGA
- a CDS encoding Tex family protein, with the protein MNYESKIASELGVRPQQVQATVELLDGGATVPFISRYRKEATGTLDEVQVATIRDRIEQLRELDKRREAVLKSIEEQGKLTPELKKAVVGAETMAKLEDIYLPYKPKRRTKATIAREKGLEPLAERIFTQDSIDLENEAQKFISEDKEVNTIEEALQGARDIISEWINENAVVREKMRKLFLEEGTFTSRVIPGKEAEAIKYKDYFDWSEPIKSAPSHRVLAMRRGEKELFLMLDSCPEEGSALTLIEREILVNASNASVDQVKLAIKDCYKRLLKPSMETEIRLLTKKKADEEAIKVFAENLRQLLLGAPLGEKSVMAIDPGFRTGCKLVSLGPQGQLLHYEAIFPHEPQRQSAAAGMTVKGLVEKFSIQAIAIGNGTAGRETETFVKSLGLPKAVVVTMVNESGASIYSASEVARNEFPDLDLTVRGAVSIGRRLMDPLAELVKIDPKSIGVGQYQHDVDQNALKNALDDTVMSAVNGVGVEVNTASKELLTYVSGLGPVLAQNIVEYRTENGPFTSRTQLKKVPRLGEKAFEQAAGFLRIRNAKHPLDRSAVHPERYELVEKMAQDLKASVQDLMSSEELRAQIVLKNYVSETVGLPTLQDILDELAKPGRDPRETFEVFQFQEGVNSMADLKIGMKLPGVVTNITAFGAFVDIGVHQDGLVHLSHLADRFVKDPKEVVTVAQKVQVTVMEVDIPRKRIGLSMKSDPFAERGKTMAKPQAKKSTQEEVEGDLASKLAMLKGRFGK; encoded by the coding sequence ATGAATTACGAAAGTAAAATTGCGTCCGAATTGGGGGTGAGACCTCAGCAGGTTCAGGCAACCGTAGAATTGTTAGATGGGGGAGCTACCGTTCCCTTCATTTCTCGCTATAGAAAAGAGGCCACAGGTACTTTAGATGAGGTTCAGGTTGCTACGATTCGTGACCGAATTGAGCAGTTGCGAGAGCTGGATAAGCGACGGGAAGCGGTTCTAAAGTCAATTGAAGAACAAGGAAAACTCACTCCTGAGCTTAAGAAAGCAGTGGTGGGAGCTGAGACCATGGCAAAGCTGGAGGACATCTATTTGCCCTACAAGCCCAAGCGACGAACCAAGGCGACGATTGCTCGCGAAAAAGGATTGGAACCACTGGCGGAGCGAATTTTTACGCAAGATTCAATTGATCTTGAGAACGAAGCGCAAAAGTTTATCAGCGAGGATAAAGAAGTAAATACGATCGAAGAAGCTCTTCAAGGTGCTCGGGATATCATTTCCGAATGGATCAACGAAAACGCTGTTGTTCGAGAAAAAATGCGTAAGCTCTTTTTGGAGGAAGGTACTTTTACTTCACGAGTTATTCCTGGAAAAGAGGCTGAAGCGATCAAATACAAAGATTATTTTGACTGGTCTGAACCGATCAAATCTGCTCCTTCCCATCGAGTTTTGGCAATGAGAAGAGGAGAAAAGGAGCTTTTTCTGATGCTGGATTCTTGTCCTGAAGAAGGTTCCGCCTTGACGTTAATTGAGCGGGAAATCTTGGTAAATGCTTCAAATGCTTCAGTAGACCAAGTCAAGCTGGCGATAAAAGATTGCTACAAGCGCTTATTGAAGCCAAGTATGGAAACAGAAATTCGCCTTCTGACCAAAAAGAAAGCGGACGAGGAAGCAATCAAGGTTTTCGCGGAAAATCTCCGACAACTTCTCCTAGGAGCACCTTTGGGTGAAAAATCCGTCATGGCCATCGATCCTGGTTTCCGGACGGGTTGTAAGCTCGTTTCTCTGGGGCCACAAGGACAATTGCTCCATTACGAGGCGATTTTTCCTCACGAGCCACAGCGACAAAGCGCCGCAGCGGGTATGACGGTGAAAGGTTTGGTGGAGAAATTCTCGATTCAAGCAATCGCAATCGGAAATGGTACAGCAGGAAGGGAGACGGAAACATTTGTCAAATCCCTCGGATTACCCAAAGCGGTGGTCGTGACTATGGTGAATGAATCAGGAGCTTCGATTTATTCTGCCTCTGAAGTGGCTAGAAATGAGTTCCCAGACTTGGATTTGACGGTAAGAGGGGCAGTTTCCATTGGGAGAAGATTGATGGATCCTTTGGCTGAATTGGTCAAAATCGATCCAAAGTCAATCGGGGTAGGACAATATCAGCATGATGTAGACCAAAATGCACTGAAAAATGCGCTTGATGATACCGTAATGTCTGCCGTAAACGGGGTAGGAGTAGAAGTCAATACGGCCTCTAAAGAACTCCTAACTTATGTCTCAGGCCTTGGTCCAGTTTTGGCTCAAAATATTGTGGAGTACCGAACAGAAAACGGCCCATTTACCAGTCGTACTCAGCTTAAGAAAGTGCCAAGATTAGGAGAGAAAGCCTTTGAGCAAGCTGCAGGATTCTTGAGGATTCGTAATGCGAAGCATCCCTTGGATCGTTCGGCAGTCCATCCAGAACGGTACGAGTTAGTAGAAAAAATGGCGCAAGATCTGAAGGCTTCCGTTCAGGACTTGATGAGCTCCGAGGAGCTTCGTGCACAAATTGTATTGAAAAATTATGTTTCCGAAACAGTGGGATTGCCCACCTTACAGGATATCCTTGACGAATTGGCTAAGCCGGGAAGGGATCCTAGGGAGACCTTTGAAGTCTTCCAATTTCAAGAAGGTGTAAACTCCATGGCAGATTTAAAAATCGGAATGAAGCTTCCTGGTGTAGTGACCAATATTACTGCGTTCGGTGCTTTTGTCGATATAGGAGTGCATCAGGATGGGTTGGTTCATTTGAGCCATTTGGCAGATCGATTTGTCAAGGATCCAAAAGAGGTGGTAACTGTCGCCCAAAAAGTCCAAGTGACTGTAATGGAAGTGGATATTCCGAGAAAGCGAATCGGCCTAAGCATGAAATCAGATCCATTTGCGGAGCGAGGAAAAACAATGGCTAAGCCTCAGGCTAAAAAGTCTACCCAAGAAGAAGTAGAGGGAGATCTAGCCTCCAAGCTAGCAATGTTAAAAGGAAGGTTTGGAAAATAA
- a CDS encoding 2OG-Fe(II) oxygenase: MEELLDRISSEIYQNSYVIVDDFVDSGFRKALLKEQTELLEKGIFRNAAVGKGDQKQVRTEIRSDEVLWMDSDNLSPLQASYWERIDQIRQVLNQRCFLGLRSFEGHFARYPIGSFYKRHLDQFHAVPHRVVTVILYLNDSWSNEDEGALRMYFPQEDGTEHVQDVLPLGGRLVVFLSGEIPHEVLPTKKERISITGWLRNID, from the coding sequence ATGGAAGAGCTATTGGATCGGATCAGTTCTGAGATTTATCAAAATTCGTATGTGATTGTTGATGATTTTGTTGATTCTGGATTTCGAAAAGCTTTGTTAAAAGAACAGACCGAACTATTGGAAAAAGGGATTTTCCGAAATGCTGCGGTGGGAAAGGGAGATCAAAAGCAAGTCCGCACAGAAATTCGGAGTGATGAGGTGTTATGGATGGATTCGGATAATCTAAGCCCTTTGCAGGCTAGCTATTGGGAAAGAATTGATCAGATTCGGCAAGTCCTCAACCAACGTTGTTTTTTAGGCTTAAGATCTTTTGAAGGACACTTTGCAAGATATCCCATCGGGTCTTTTTACAAACGCCATTTGGATCAATTCCATGCTGTTCCGCATCGTGTGGTTACGGTGATTCTTTATTTAAATGACTCTTGGTCAAATGAGGATGAAGGTGCTTTACGCATGTATTTTCCTCAAGAAGATGGAACAGAGCATGTCCAGGATGTTCTTCCTCTTGGAGGTAGGCTTGTTGTGTTTTTAAGTGGTGAAATTCCTCATGAGGTTTTGCCGACCAAAAAGGAGCGAATCTCGATTACAGGATGGCTTAGAAATATCGACTAG
- a CDS encoding toll/interleukin-1 receptor domain-containing protein, whose product MTSGKIFISYRREDSSGESGRLKDKLEQVFGQENIFYDVETLEAGINFDQSISKALNESKILLAMIGPHWLKVTDEKGNPRIHNEGDWVKKEISLALSRNIRVIPILVNGAKMPEASELPEELQELSLKHAQELSSSRWNYDVGELVKVLEKIIPARITEKAKSPQPILPKPQPKSWWAKNYLWVLGGVIGLFILLALIPSQEEPYYDPYSLEEDSTATDQPEEPIEENPEISTNGNLGTNSSVDPRVTNPDGNEIYNSLTFEAQVPDFEGKWWLYENGIRSGFFQIEQNGAEFSFGYYLFNVPVGSGKGHFENGYLVSDSFLMNDSPGTYGFSFFTQDDGTNWIGQTFANQQVSEAYLVKN is encoded by the coding sequence ATGACTTCAGGAAAAATTTTTATCAGCTATCGAAGAGAGGATTCTTCGGGAGAATCGGGCAGACTCAAAGACAAACTCGAGCAAGTATTTGGTCAAGAAAACATCTTTTATGATGTAGAAACTTTGGAAGCAGGAATCAATTTTGATCAATCCATCTCCAAAGCGCTCAATGAAAGTAAAATTTTGTTGGCTATGATTGGCCCACATTGGCTCAAAGTGACCGATGAAAAGGGAAATCCGAGAATTCATAACGAAGGCGATTGGGTCAAAAAAGAGATTTCTTTGGCCTTATCCAGAAATATCAGAGTGATTCCCATTCTGGTGAATGGGGCTAAAATGCCAGAGGCTTCTGAACTCCCAGAAGAACTTCAAGAACTTTCGCTAAAACATGCCCAAGAACTAAGTTCCAGCCGATGGAACTACGATGTCGGTGAACTGGTCAAAGTCCTTGAAAAAATAATTCCCGCAAGAATCACTGAGAAAGCCAAATCTCCCCAGCCCATTCTACCCAAGCCCCAACCCAAAAGTTGGTGGGCGAAAAATTACCTTTGGGTCTTAGGAGGAGTAATTGGTTTATTCATCTTGTTAGCCTTAATACCCTCTCAAGAAGAACCGTATTATGATCCTTATTCCCTAGAAGAGGATTCTACGGCTACAGACCAGCCAGAAGAACCCATTGAGGAAAATCCAGAAATTTCTACAAATGGAAATCTAGGCACCAACTCATCCGTCGATCCTAGAGTCACAAATCCGGATGGAAATGAAATTTACAATTCATTGACCTTTGAAGCTCAAGTACCTGATTTTGAAGGAAAATGGTGGCTTTATGAAAATGGGATTAGGTCAGGATTTTTTCAAATCGAACAAAATGGGGCTGAATTTTCCTTTGGATATTACCTTTTTAATGTTCCTGTGGGTAGCGGAAAAGGACATTTTGAAAATGGATACTTGGTTTCCGACTCCTTTCTCATGAATGATTCACCAGGAACCTACGGTTTTTCCTTTTTTACACAGGATGATGGAACGAACTGGATCGGACAAACCTTCGCCAATCAACAAGTGAGCGAAGCCTATTTAGTCAAAAATTAG
- a CDS encoding AMP-binding protein, whose product MFKLHFENQVFVTVNDFEKISLALPDYAIAAFSFCKSWLQGEHHFTQFTSGSTGIPKEISLSRHQMIASARGTGDFFGIDSNSILLCCLNPSFIAGKMMLVRAMVWDCEIYLVEPKANPLLGLNQTFDFAAMVPLQVETTLQDSDSCVKLKEIRNLIIGGAPLSTSLKSELVNQGISAWQTFGMTETVSHIALARISESELLYQALPGVEIGQDDRGALWVKSSKSGTDPIQTNDLIELRSINSFIWLGRTDFVINSAGIKYSPELLEEKSRLVLEEIYPGTSFFFFGEKDPKLGEQIVLILEATENSRLKILKERLKEVLHKYEMPRKFYFSKHFARTESGKLNRIQTFNSLC is encoded by the coding sequence ATGTTTAAGCTTCATTTTGAAAATCAAGTCTTTGTTACTGTCAATGATTTTGAGAAAATAAGTCTGGCTTTGCCCGATTATGCCATCGCAGCTTTTTCTTTTTGCAAAAGCTGGCTTCAAGGAGAACACCATTTTACCCAATTCACCTCAGGCTCAACTGGCATTCCCAAGGAAATTTCGCTTTCTCGTCATCAAATGATAGCAAGTGCTCGAGGAACGGGGGACTTCTTTGGAATTGACTCCAACTCAATTCTCCTTTGTTGCTTAAACCCTTCCTTCATTGCGGGAAAAATGATGCTGGTTCGGGCGATGGTTTGGGATTGTGAAATCTACCTAGTTGAACCGAAAGCCAATCCCTTGCTCGGCCTAAATCAGACTTTCGATTTTGCAGCCATGGTTCCACTTCAAGTCGAAACTACACTTCAAGATTCTGATTCCTGTGTGAAATTGAAGGAAATCCGGAATCTGATCATCGGGGGTGCTCCTCTTTCCACTTCCCTTAAATCGGAACTCGTAAATCAAGGAATTTCAGCCTGGCAGACTTTTGGGATGACGGAGACGGTTTCGCATATCGCTCTGGCTAGGATTTCGGAAAGCGAACTTCTCTATCAAGCACTTCCTGGCGTTGAAATTGGGCAAGACGATAGAGGCGCTCTTTGGGTGAAATCAAGCAAGAGCGGAACTGATCCCATACAAACCAATGACCTAATTGAACTTAGGTCAATAAATTCTTTTATCTGGTTAGGAAGAACGGATTTTGTGATTAACTCTGCAGGGATCAAGTATAGCCCGGAATTATTAGAAGAAAAGTCCAGGCTAGTATTGGAAGAAATTTATCCCGGAACCTCTTTCTTCTTTTTCGGAGAAAAAGACCCTAAACTGGGTGAACAAATTGTCCTAATTCTAGAAGCAACCGAAAACAGTCGGTTAAAAATCCTAAAAGAACGTCTAAAAGAAGTTCTTCATAAATATGAAATGCCTCGAAAATTCTATTTCAGCAAGCATTTTGCAAGGACTGAAAGCGGAAAACTAAACCGAATTCAAACCTTTAATTCTTTATGCTGA
- a CDS encoding 1,4-dihydroxy-2-naphthoyl-CoA synthase, producing the protein MINWITAKEYEDITYKKCDGVARIAFNRPEVRNAFRPKTTAELYDAFYDAQEDTSIGVILLSGEGPSPKDGGWAFCSGGDQRARGHQGYVGDDGYHRLNILEVQRLIRFMPKVVIAVVPGWAVGGGHSLHVVCDLTLASKEHAIFKQTDADVTSFDGGYGSAYLAKMVGQKKAREIFFLGRNYSAQDAFDMGMVNAVIPHAELEDTAYEWAQEILAKSPTSIKMLKFAMNLTDDGMVGQQVFAGEATRLAYMTEEAKEGRNAFLEKRKPNFKDIKWIP; encoded by the coding sequence ATGATCAACTGGATTACCGCCAAAGAATACGAAGATATCACCTACAAAAAGTGCGACGGAGTAGCTCGAATAGCGTTTAATCGCCCCGAAGTACGAAATGCCTTCCGTCCAAAAACTACAGCTGAACTCTATGACGCATTTTACGATGCACAAGAAGATACCTCTATTGGGGTCATTTTATTGTCTGGAGAAGGACCTTCTCCAAAAGATGGAGGTTGGGCTTTTTGTTCCGGTGGAGATCAACGAGCTCGCGGTCATCAAGGGTATGTAGGTGATGATGGGTATCATCGATTAAATATCCTCGAGGTACAACGCTTGATTCGTTTTATGCCAAAAGTGGTGATTGCAGTGGTACCAGGATGGGCCGTAGGAGGAGGACACAGTTTGCATGTCGTTTGCGATCTTACTCTAGCCAGTAAAGAGCACGCAATTTTTAAACAAACCGATGCAGATGTGACCAGCTTTGATGGGGGCTATGGATCGGCATATTTGGCCAAAATGGTCGGTCAAAAAAAGGCAAGAGAGATCTTCTTTTTAGGCCGTAATTATTCTGCACAGGATGCATTCGATATGGGGATGGTTAATGCTGTCATTCCTCATGCAGAGCTTGAAGATACCGCCTACGAATGGGCGCAAGAAATTTTAGCTAAGTCACCAACTTCCATCAAAATGCTGAAGTTTGCGATGAACCTAACTGACGATGGAATGGTAGGTCAGCAGGTCTTTGCAGGGGAGGCAACACGTCTGGCTTACATGACCGAAGAAGCAAAAGAAGGTCGTAATGCATTTCTTGAAAAGAGAAAGCCAAACTTTAAGGATATCAAATGGATACCTTGA
- a CDS encoding TonB-dependent receptor — MKYLFALVFVWLGCGLVQAQTFNVKGKILESGKNDPIPYANVLLLTVSDSAQVSGTISDLDGEFELTGVRNGDYLFKIQYLGYQNYFKQVRVNQNLDLGAIFVKEEATALNEVVVAARRATGSQRSDTTLYNADAFKTMKDASAQALIEKLPGVISDGGTLQAQGENIAQILVDGKPFFGTDVQAALQNLPAEVIQSIEIFDQKSEKAQLSGFDDGERLKTINIITKANRRKGQFGKTTAGIGSDERYLAGASINAFNEDRRITFTGLANNVNMLNYTSDANAQANGRPQEGVVTTNILGMNYTDLWADKIKVTGSYTFSNRENVGLVTRFRDFVTTDASNQEYSESSRDVRVNNEHEANLRLDYNPNEKNRILYIPRLTARFEKENSGFFGETTDGINLINQVENSRTGNYKEFDFFNRFLYSHKFNKPGRTITFRSIYHRGWDTDESDRIARNSYYEGDQERIERIDQRTTRDRIGNRWEAGVSFTEALSQESQLELEYEIGNRANNSDQLIFDVEGGDFQSGNMRLDTALSNAFVSDYLTQEFELGYQYAGEKFKMQTEVQYQDANLDNAQEFPLLFQLNRRFSAVLPTVRMEFKFSPTTNIQFDYDTRTNEPQIRQLQPVIDNTNPLQLRTGNPDLNQAYSHDFRVRFRSQNPDTDKSWFLFAQSSFIDNFISNSTFIADQPTEIQDGIILEKGSQLNRPVNLNGYWELRSWMSYGMPMDFIKSKFNINAGAGITRRPGQVNDLVGFNNSQRLSAGFSINSSISDQVDFNIWSRSSFNNVENTLNANLNNKFFQQRFRINLNWIIWEGIIYRLDLNHQINSGLSAGFDNNFSLVNMSLGKKIFANQRGEVSLMVYDLLGQNANVRRNITETFIEDIQTNVLQRYFMISFTYNLRRFSKGMDEDKYNEMYKEDSPGRI, encoded by the coding sequence ATGAAATATTTATTTGCTTTAGTTTTTGTGTGGCTTGGTTGTGGACTGGTGCAAGCTCAGACTTTTAACGTGAAAGGGAAGATTTTGGAATCTGGAAAAAATGATCCTATCCCCTATGCCAATGTACTTCTATTGACGGTTTCAGACTCCGCGCAAGTATCCGGAACAATCTCAGATTTGGATGGGGAATTTGAACTTACAGGTGTGCGCAATGGAGATTATTTGTTTAAGATTCAATACTTAGGATACCAGAATTATTTCAAGCAGGTACGGGTTAATCAAAACCTAGATTTAGGGGCAATTTTTGTAAAAGAGGAAGCTACCGCACTCAACGAAGTAGTCGTGGCTGCCAGAAGAGCTACAGGATCACAGCGAAGTGATACAACTCTTTACAATGCTGACGCTTTCAAAACCATGAAAGACGCAAGTGCTCAAGCCCTAATCGAAAAACTTCCCGGAGTAATTTCAGATGGAGGAACACTCCAAGCTCAAGGGGAAAATATTGCTCAGATTCTAGTCGATGGCAAACCGTTTTTTGGTACTGACGTTCAAGCAGCACTTCAAAATCTCCCTGCTGAAGTCATCCAAAGCATTGAAATATTTGACCAAAAAAGCGAAAAAGCACAACTCAGCGGTTTTGATGATGGTGAACGACTCAAGACCATCAACATCATTACGAAAGCCAACCGTCGAAAAGGTCAATTTGGAAAAACCACTGCAGGAATCGGAAGTGATGAGCGTTACCTAGCAGGCGCAAGTATCAACGCTTTTAATGAAGATCGAAGAATCACCTTCACGGGTCTGGCAAACAATGTCAACATGCTCAACTACACCAGCGATGCCAATGCCCAAGCAAATGGAAGGCCTCAGGAAGGTGTAGTCACGACCAATATTCTAGGTATGAATTACACGGATTTATGGGCGGATAAAATCAAGGTCACAGGAAGCTATACTTTTTCCAATCGAGAAAATGTAGGGCTAGTCACTCGATTTAGAGATTTTGTAACGACAGATGCCTCTAACCAAGAGTATTCGGAAAGTTCTCGGGATGTTAGAGTCAACAATGAGCATGAAGCAAATCTTAGATTAGATTACAATCCCAATGAAAAAAATCGAATTCTGTATATCCCTCGATTAACGGCCCGTTTTGAAAAAGAAAATTCAGGATTTTTTGGAGAAACTACCGATGGGATCAACCTGATCAATCAGGTCGAAAACTCCAGAACTGGTAACTACAAAGAATTTGACTTTTTCAATCGGTTCCTTTACAGCCACAAATTCAATAAACCCGGAAGAACAATTACTTTCCGTTCCATTTATCACCGAGGATGGGATACCGATGAATCGGATAGAATTGCCCGAAATTCCTACTATGAAGGAGACCAAGAACGAATTGAGCGAATAGATCAGCGTACTACCCGAGATCGAATCGGTAATCGATGGGAAGCAGGAGTCTCTTTTACAGAAGCATTGAGTCAGGAAAGTCAGTTGGAGCTGGAATACGAAATAGGAAATCGAGCTAATAATTCCGATCAGTTGATATTTGATGTGGAAGGCGGAGATTTTCAATCTGGAAATATGCGCTTAGACACCGCATTGAGTAATGCATTTGTGAGTGATTATCTTACTCAGGAGTTTGAACTTGGCTATCAGTACGCCGGGGAGAAATTCAAAATGCAAACTGAGGTGCAATATCAGGATGCCAACTTGGATAATGCACAGGAATTCCCGCTCTTGTTTCAATTGAACCGACGGTTTTCTGCAGTGCTTCCAACAGTACGAATGGAATTCAAATTCAGCCCAACTACCAATATCCAATTCGATTACGATACCCGAACTAACGAGCCTCAGATCAGACAACTCCAGCCAGTTATCGACAATACCAATCCGCTCCAACTCCGCACGGGAAATCCTGATCTTAACCAGGCCTATAGCCATGATTTTCGAGTTCGCTTCAGAAGCCAAAATCCGGATACAGACAAAAGCTGGTTTCTATTTGCCCAATCGAGTTTCATAGACAATTTCATCAGCAATAGTACCTTCATTGCGGATCAACCGACCGAAATTCAGGATGGAATCATCTTAGAAAAAGGTTCTCAATTAAATCGACCAGTAAATCTAAATGGCTATTGGGAACTTCGATCTTGGATGAGTTATGGAATGCCCATGGATTTTATCAAATCCAAGTTTAATATCAACGCTGGTGCAGGAATCACACGCAGACCGGGCCAAGTCAATGATTTGGTTGGATTCAACAACTCCCAACGCTTGAGTGCAGGCTTCTCGATCAATAGTAGCATCAGTGATCAGGTTGATTTCAACATCTGGTCGAGATCTTCTTTCAATAATGTAGAAAACACCTTAAATGCCAATCTGAACAATAAATTCTTCCAACAGCGATTCCGTATCAACCTGAATTGGATCATATGGGAAGGAATCATTTATCGTCTTGATCTTAACCATCAGATCAATTCTGGATTGAGTGCGGGATTTGACAATAATTTCTCCTTGGTGAATATGAGTTTGGGTAAAAAAATCTTCGCAAACCAGCGTGGTGAAGTCAGTCTGATGGTCTATGATTTACTTGGCCAAAATGCGAATGTCAGAAGAAACATTACTGAGACCTTCATTGAAGATATCCAAACCAATGTACTTCAGCGCTATTTTATGATTTCCTTCACTTACAATCTCCGAAGATTTAGCAAGGGAATGGACGAGGACAAATACAATGAGATGTATAAAGAAGATTCACCTGGTAGAATCTAA